The Malus domestica chromosome 10, GDT2T_hap1 genome contains a region encoding:
- the LOC103422031 gene encoding violaxanthin de-epoxidase, chloroplastic yields MTMALEAASVPPLFKPRTAVSLNRRFAASAAAGFLHFPCSPFAVGKTIYRAPPPVLAVKEVNSSAVVTAEETTPVRIVAVVGQGTLSPLKSTPWEEVMLHTAKRLKWVDEAYEMLVFTDDICKSDHQIAVNFHTEFQRADILVIVSVTNQESVKWIQTNSQNIRNIICFDSSPNLANRLGGYDIRSETKGNILGKSFDTSQKSMNSGSEEVIQTVSQAWDRHNTDDIRFCLLVIINTYIRPVPILKNLRSRGLSTLSCMVKNCGPQVLNCLLDPNCRKALQCLNRCSPVDQVCNYRCIASYESPNLEAFSLCVLQKHNCLGLDAKIPDKPYVPPMVKFQGKDLCHETAEDLFVGWLGSLNWSWRVVAGQNPAYDQFPCQYQLFYRGKARGSFWYEPVFQVQTLEGKMVWRRRKYRVKRSKIPGTFNFSVLDNGVVSNEFWTIVDVADDLSWGLFYYSGAARAAGQCYTGAVLVSPDGAYPNDVHRTRLISALDKCGIKEWELYTVNNASCLGPPLGIPEGSSLHSVIQVKDQQGASLLGLADV; encoded by the exons ATGACTATGGCTCTGGAAGCAGCTTCAGTTCCACCGCTTTTCAAACCCAGAACCGCAGTTTCATTGAACCGGCGGTTCGCAGCTTCCGCAGCAGCCGGTTTTCTTCATTTTCCATGTTCCCCGTTTGCAGTTGGAAAAACAATTTACCGTGCCCCACCCCCGGTTTTGGCGGTTAAGGAAGTGAATTCGAGCGCGGTGGTGACGGCGGAGGAGACAACACCGGTGAGAATAGTAGCAGTTGTCGGCCAAGGCACCCTCAGCCCTCTCAAGTCCACACCTTGGGAAGAGGTCATGCTCCACACT GCGAAAAGACTGAAATGGGTAGACGAAGCATATGAAATGCTTGTTTTTACCGATGACATCTGCAAATCTGATCATCAAATTGCCGTAAATTTCCACACGGAGTTTCAACGTGCGGATATTTTGGTGATTGTTTCTGTTACGAACCAAGAATCAGTTAAATGGATTCAAACTAATAGTCAGAATATTCGAAACATTATCTGCTTTGACTCATCTCCGAATTTAGCAAACAGATTAGGAGGATATGATATTCGTAGTGAAACCAAGGGAAATATATTAGGCAAAAGCTTTGACACTTCACAAAAATCAATGAACAGTGGATCAGAGGAAGTGATCCAGACTGTATCACAGGCGTGGGATCGGCATAATACGGATGATATAAGGTTTTGTTTATTGGTTATAATTAACACTTACATAAGACCAGTCCCAATCCTGAAGAATCTAAGATCAAGAGGTCTTTCTACCCTGAGCTGCATGGTAAAGAACTGCGGGCCTCAGGTACTAAACTGCCTCTTGGATCCAAATTGTCGGAAAGCACTTCAATGCTTGAATCGGTGCAGCCCAGTAGATCAAGTGTGTAACTATCGGTGCATTGCTTCGTATGAGAGTCCAAATCTAGAAGCATTTTCTCTGTGCGTGTTGCAGAAACATAATTGTCTTGGATTGGATGCAAAGATCCCTGACAAACCGTATGTGCCACCCATGGTTAAATTTCAAGGGAAGGACTTGTGCCACGAAACTGCTGAAGATCTTTTCGTTGGTTGGTTGGGGAGTTTGAATTGGAGTTGGCGTGTTGTGGCAGGGCAGAACCCAGCTTATGATCAATTTCCCTGTCAGTACCAGCTCTTTTATAGGGGGAAGGCCAGAGGGTCATTTTGGTACGAGCCAGTTTTTCAGGTACAAACATTGGAGGGGAAGATGGTCTGGAGGAGGCGGAAGTATCGAGTCAAGAGAAGCAAAATACCGGGGACATTCAACTTTAGTGTCTTGGACAATGGGGTTGTATCGAATGAGTTTTGGACAATTGTGGATGTTGCTGATGATCTTAGTTGGGGTTTGTTTTATTATAGCGGTGCTGCTCGAGCTGCAGGACAATGTTATACCGGTGCTGTGCTTGTCAGTCCGGATGGGGCATACCCAAATGATGTGCATAGGACGAGGTTAATTTCTGCTCTAGACAAGTGTGGAATTAAAGAGTGGGAGCTGTACACCGTTAATAATGCTTCATGTTTAGGTCCTCCATTGGGAATTCCCGAGGGTTCAAGTTTGCATTCAGTGATACAGGTTAAGGATCAGCAAGGGGCGTCCTTGTTGGGTTTGGCGGATGTTTGA